The Vibrio echinoideorum genome includes a region encoding these proteins:
- the def gene encoding peptide deformylase: MSVLQVLTLPDDRLRTVAKPVKEVTPEIQKLVDDMIETMYDEEGIGLAATQVDFHQRIVVIDISETRDEPIVLINPEITDKRGEDGIEEGCLSVPGARALVPRAAEVTVKALDRDGNEFTFDADDLLAICVQHELDHLEGKLFVDYLSPLKRKRIQDKLAKIKRFNEKQG; encoded by the coding sequence ATGTCTGTATTACAAGTATTAACATTACCAGATGATCGTCTACGTACCGTGGCGAAACCGGTAAAAGAAGTTACCCCAGAGATTCAAAAGTTAGTCGATGACATGATTGAAACCATGTACGACGAAGAAGGTATCGGCCTTGCGGCAACGCAAGTAGATTTCCACCAACGCATCGTTGTTATCGATATTTCAGAAACACGTGATGAACCGATTGTTCTGATCAACCCTGAAATTACCGATAAGCGTGGCGAAGATGGTATCGAAGAAGGCTGCCTATCTGTACCAGGCGCTCGAGCTCTAGTACCTCGCGCTGCAGAAGTAACGGTTAAAGCACTAGATCGCGATGGCAACGAATTCACATTCGACGCCGATGATCTATTGGCTATCTGTGTTCAGCACGAACTTGACCACCTAGAAGGCAAGTTGTTTGTTGATTACCTATCGCCACTAAAACGCAAACGTATTCAAGATAAGCTAGCGAAGATTAAACGTTTCAACGAGAAACAAGGTTAA